The region AAAATGTGATAACTACCTCTCATTACAAAAGCCTCACTACACTTTTCTCTTATTCTTATATCTTGTTTCTCTAAATCTGAAAACAGATCTTTTCCCTTTTTTACTTTTATTTCTTCAGTAATTTCATCACCATATTCCTCTAAATCATCCTGCATAGCATAAAAACAATGTTCCCATTCATCAATAAGTTTTCGTTCATAGTCTTCTAGTTCATCAACATATAGCAAATCATTTCTAACCCAACTTGCACGTTGTTTAAAAGCACGATAGTAATCTCTTAACGCCATCCGTACACGATTACTTCCAATACTAATCAATTTTAATTGTTCGAGAAAAATTTTATCATTAGGTGCCATATTATCCATATTTAATTTTTCAATTTCAAATACATCTATTGGAAGATTATCAGGAGTATATTCTTCACTAATTGATACAATATACGAACGAACTTGACTTTGTGAAACATAAATAGGATCATCAGAATTTAAAGCCTCAATTGACTTTTTAAACCACCATCCTTCCAGTCTTTCACAAATTAAATCTTGGTATTTAGGTAAACAGCTATATCGAATTTCTCTCTTAATTTCATTTTCTACATTAATAATATTGCTACTTCCATCAATTACCACAATATTATTCAATAATTTTTTTGCGACTTCTTCATTCAAAGAATTAAAAGAATTATAAAACTTTAAATTGACTTGATTATTAGATTCTTTACTTACCTTTTTTAATAACTGATATGCTAATTCAGTATCTCTGTTCTCATTGTTTTTTAAATAATAGGCTGCTGTTTTATCAGGTGCTAATGCTGTTGTTATAATCATAAATTTAGTAGTTTCTAGTAATTCATTTGATTCTTTTATTGCATCAACCCATACCTTTATTGTTCTCCACATATCAACACTAGCATTAGTTAAATCTCCTCGATGTTCTATATGATGCTTAAGCTGAATCAGTATTTTAGGAATATCATTATCACTAAATGCAATATCATCAAATTTTTCAATACTAATCTGTGCTTGTTCATCCTCACTTTTTAGTAAAAGATTAAGTGCATATCTAACTTGATATAAATATCCTATCATTTGTTCTGAAGCTTGATGATTTGACATATTTGTTTTCGCCCCCCACTTGTTAACTTATACATTTAATCATTAACCTGGAATCTAAAGTTTTCATTTTATTTCGCATATTGTAAACATATGCAAATTTAAAACTTAATTAAAAATCATTTCATATATCTTCATTGTATGTATTTAGTATTTTTCTTTGAATATTCTAACATTGAAAATTTTCATTTGGTACAAGGTTTTTATATTAACTATTAATTTATAAATACACTATAATTCTTGATTCTAACGTTTTATAGCATGTATAACTTAAGTTTAACCCTATAAACCCTACAAATTTTTATATATTTATTTTGTAGTTGAATTTTTTATCTTAACTTAACCTTATACTTTTTTAACCTTATCAAGCTTTTGGTATTTTTCACTTTATAGTTTAAGATTGTATATTTTTTTACCAACTCAGAATCACTATGAAAGTTTCCAGTCTTTTTTCCTTGACATACATATGCTTTTCCCAACTTCTTATTTTTTTAAGCACTGAAAGTACATTTACCATAACTGATCCATGATGCGGTACAACAATATGTAAATACGTTATTGGAAAAATATATTTATTCATATTTATTACATCATAATCACAATCTCCTGGAAGTAACATATCTCATCACCTTGCAACTTAAGAATCAACCCATAATTATTCTTTGCATTAATGCCATTCTTTGCAATAGCCTTTCCCTTCCAAATAGTAATTTCTTTTTCTTTAGTTTCATATACCATTAAATTTTGAAATTCATCACTTATTAAACAAAGGTCAGCTCCTTTCGTAACCATAACTGCACACATTGGAATCGCTGAGACACATCTTGTCATAATATCTTTAAACCTTGGAGCAATAGATAGTCCTTTATTGAAATAAGGGTTATCTAAAGTAATTATCAATATGCCTCTTATTAGGATCATCTTTACTAGTCAAACCAATATATCTATCTCCTTTTGGCATATTATCTCTCCCCA is a window of Clostridium pasteurianum DNA encoding:
- a CDS encoding ABC-three component system protein — its product is MSNHQASEQMIGYLYQVRYALNLLLKSEDEQAQISIEKFDDIAFSDNDIPKILIQLKHHIEHRGDLTNASVDMWRTIKVWVDAIKESNELLETTKFMIITTALAPDKTAAYYLKNNENRDTELAYQLLKKVSKESNNQVNLKFYNSFNSLNEEVAKKLLNNIVVIDGSSNIINVENEIKREIRYSCLPKYQDLICERLEGWWFKKSIEALNSDDPIYVSQSQVRSYIVSISEEYTPDNLPIDVFEIEKLNMDNMAPNDKIFLEQLKLISIGSNRVRMALRDYYRAFKQRASWVRNDLLYVDELEDYERKLIDEWEHCFYAMQDDLEEYGDEITEEIKVKKGKDLFSDLEKQDIRIREKCSEAFVMRGSYHILSNELKIGWHADFYERLKLLLELR